One Chloroflexota bacterium DNA segment encodes these proteins:
- a CDS encoding FAD-binding oxidoreductase: MTKFKPVTKRLVEELSLIVGRENVLTRPEEREAYSHDETPIPRPHLPDVVVKPENAAAVARVLALANEAHVPVTPRGAGTGLSGGAVPIFGGILLSLEKMNRIKEIDEDNFIAVAEPGVTLDDLYQAVESQGLYYPLYPGEKSAHIGGNVATNAGGMRAVKYGVTRNFVLGLEAVLASGQIIRTGGKFVKCSTAYC; the protein is encoded by the coding sequence ATGACCAAGTTTAAGCCCGTGACGAAGCGATTGGTGGAAGAGTTGAGCCTTATTGTGGGCAGGGAGAACGTTTTAACACGGCCAGAGGAAAGAGAGGCCTACTCCCATGATGAGACACCGATACCAAGGCCTCACTTGCCTGATGTGGTAGTAAAGCCGGAAAACGCAGCAGCGGTAGCCAGGGTGCTGGCTCTGGCAAATGAAGCGCATGTTCCGGTCACTCCCAGGGGAGCAGGAACAGGCCTCAGCGGCGGAGCTGTCCCCATCTTTGGCGGCATTTTGCTATCGCTGGAGAAGATGAACCGCATAAAGGAGATTGACGAAGACAACTTCATAGCTGTAGCGGAGCCTGGGGTGACCCTCGACGATCTGTACCAGGCTGTAGAGAGTCAGGGGCTATACTATCCGCTCTATCCTGGTGAGAAAAGCGCTCACATAGGAGGCAATGTCGCTACCAATGCTGGGGGGATGAGAGCAGTAAAATACGGCGTTACCAGGAACTTCGTGCTGGGCCTGGAGGCTGTGCTTGCCAGCGGCCAGATCATAAGGACAGGTGGCAAGTTTGTCAAGTGCTCAACTGCCTATTGTTAG